Proteins encoded in a region of the Anguilla anguilla isolate fAngAng1 chromosome 10, fAngAng1.pri, whole genome shotgun sequence genome:
- the LOC118237452 gene encoding betaine--homocysteine S-methyltransferase 1-like: MASDGKKKGILDRLDAGEVVIGDGGYVMALERRGYVTAGHWTPEAAVEHPEAVRQLHREFLRAGADVMQTFTFYCSDDKLEISGRVLNITGRQINEAACDLAREVANEGGALVAGGVSQTPCYVDSTSESKVKEIFKKQLDVFIEKNVDFLIAEFFQHVEEAEWAVQVLKTSGKPVGATLCIAPMGDNNGVSPGDCAVRLVKAGAKIVGVNCHLDPVCGVKTVKLMKEGLEAAGLKAHLMLQPLGFHTPECNHGGYLTLPEFPFALEARAITRWDMHKYAREAYNAGIRYIGGCCGFEPYHIRALSEELAPERGFLPPASEKHGLWGSTLATHAQPWMRAKANREYWENLLPASGRPKCPSMATPHK, translated from the exons ATGGCGTCAGATGGCAAGAAAAAG GGAATACTGGATCGCTTGGATGCAGGTGAAGTTGTCATTGGAGATGGAGGATATGTTATGGCATTGGAGAGGAGAGGCTATGTCACGGCCGGGCACTGGACGCCAGAAGCCGCAGTTGAACACCCAGAGGCAG TTCGGCAGCTGCACAGGGAATTCCTGAGGGCGGGCGCCGATGTCATGCAGACTTTTACATTCTACTGCAGCGATGACAAGCTGGAAATCAGCGGCAGAGTGCTGAACATCACT GGGCGACAGATAAACGAGGCGGCCTGTGACCTCGCCAGGGAAGTGGCCAATGAGGGAGGCGCCTTAGTGGCGGGCGGAGTCTCCCAGACCCCCTGCTACGTCGATTCAACCAGTGAAAGTAAAGTGAAGGAAATCTTCAAGAAACAGCTGGATGTTTTCATTGAGAAGAACGTTGACTTTTTAATTGCTGAA ttCTTCCAGCACGTGGAGGAGGCAGAGTGGGCCGTCCAAGTTCTGAAGACCAGCGGGAAGCCAGTTGGGGCCACATTATGCATTGCACCAATGGGAGACAACAATGGAGTCAGCCCAGGGGACTGCGCTGTCAGATTAGTCAAGGCTG GTGCCAAGATCGTTGGGGTCAACTGTCACTTGGACCCCGTGTGTGGCGTGAAGACTGTGAAGCTGATGAAAGAAGGTCTGGAGGCTGCTGGTCTGAAGGCCCACCTGATGCTGCAGCCCCTGGGGTTCCACACTCCGGAGTGCAATCATGGAGGGTATCTCACCCTCCCAGAATTCCCCTTCG CATTGGAAGCAAGAGCCATCACTCGATGGGACATGCATAAGTATGCCAGGGAAGCGTATAACGCTGGCATCCGCTATATCGGTGGGTGCTGTGGGTTTGAGCCCTACCACATCCGTGCTTTGTCTGAGGAGCTGGCACCAGAGAGAGGCTTCCTACCCCCGGCATCAGAGAAGCATGGGCTGTGGGGTAGTACCCTGGCCACGCACGCCCAGCCCTGGATGAGAGCAAA GGCTAATCGGGAATACTGGGAGAACCTGCTACCAGCATCAGGACGGCCAAAGTGTCCATCCATGGCAACTCCccacaaatga